The sequence GGGTTGGGCCAAACCTGTTTGCGCGTGGGTCAGGAGTTGGTCAGGCAACAGCCGTCAGGTACGTCGCTGACCTTTTTGGTACCGCCGGGACAATCGGGTGTTTTTGGCGAGCCGTCAGGTACGTTGCAGTATCGAGAAGCGAGCTGGTGGCAGCGGTTCTACGGACCCGGTCCGGCGGCGGGCTCAGCGGGCACCGACCGGTTCGATGTCTGGCACAACCTGCATCAGGACGCCGCCTACTGGCCTTCGCACCAGCCCGACCGGCTGATTCTGACCATCAACGACCTGAACTTTCTGGAACGCCCCGATTATTCCGACGAGAAGAAGCAGCGCAAACTGGCGGCCGTTCAACGCCGCATCGACCGGGCGCAGGTGCTCACCACCATCTCGAACTATACGGCGGGGGTGGTGCGGCAGCACCTGAACGTACCTGACAGCAAGCCCCTGCAGACGGTTTACATCGGTGTGTCGGAGCTGCCACCCGTGCCGATCAACATGCCCGCCGCGCTGGGTACGTTGGCAAAGCCGTTTTTTTTGTTTCTGGGCGTCATTCATCCCAAAAAGAACATTCACGTGCTACTGGCCCTCGCGCAGGCGTTCCCCGACTACACGCTGGTCCTGGCCGGGCGCGACAATCACCCCTACGCGGCGCACCTACGGCAACAGGCCGAGCAGTTAGGCGTGGCCAACAACGTGTTGTTTACGGGGCCAGTGGATGAAGCGGCCAAAGCGTGGCTCTATGCGCATTGCGAGGCCTTTCTGTTTCCGTCGTTGAGCGAGGGCTTCGGCCTGCCGGTTGTCGAGGCCATGCACTACGGCAAACCGGTTTTTCTGTCTCGGCTCACCAGCCTGCCCGAGGTGGGCGGCAAGGAAGCGTTTTACTTCGATTCCTTCGGGCCCGAGGCCATTGTCGAGACGTTCCGGGCGGGTATGCAAGCCTACTACGACGATCCGCTCAAAGCCCAGCGACTTACCTGGCAGGCCAACCGCTTCAGCTGGCAGCAAACCGGCAAGGCTTACTGGGCTTTGTACCTTGAGGCTTAGGGCCCGGGGCGGGGGGCGCAGGGCTGGTTTAACAACGTTTTTATCGTCCTTAGGC comes from Fibrella aestuarina BUZ 2 and encodes:
- a CDS encoding glycosyltransferase family 4 protein; this encodes MRHIFVDTERMRDLNSGLGQTCLRVGQELVRQQPSGTSLTFLVPPGQSGVFGEPSGTLQYREASWWQRFYGPGPAAGSAGTDRFDVWHNLHQDAAYWPSHQPDRLILTINDLNFLERPDYSDEKKQRKLAAVQRRIDRAQVLTTISNYTAGVVRQHLNVPDSKPLQTVYIGVSELPPVPINMPAALGTLAKPFFLFLGVIHPKKNIHVLLALAQAFPDYTLVLAGRDNHPYAAHLRQQAEQLGVANNVLFTGPVDEAAKAWLYAHCEAFLFPSLSEGFGLPVVEAMHYGKPVFLSRLTSLPEVGGKEAFYFDSFGPEAIVETFRAGMQAYYDDPLKAQRLTWQANRFSWQQTGKAYWALYLEA